TGTCACATCATCGGAGATCGCCATGTCTGAGTCATCCGCGCCGGAAAGTATATGCAATTATGTCATCCAAAGCGAAATAGAGATGTTGAGAGACACTTTATCCCTCATGGATTTTCCTACTATGGATAAAGTTGCAAAGAAAATCTGCAGCGCGCGGCATGTGATATTTATTGGGGAAGGCCGTTCCTATATCGCGGCCCAGAGCGCCTGCAACCGTTTTGACCGTCTCGGCATCCTGTGCAGCTGCTACGGAGACCCCCACAGTATGCTGCCGGCCATCGGAATGGCGCAGCCGGAAGACCTCATAGTCGGCATCAGCAATTTCGGTCATTCAAGGCCTGTTGTAAACTGTATAAAATACGCCAGAGAACACGGTGTCCCGACTGTTGCCATTACAAGCTCTCAGGACTCTCCGCTTGCTCAGCAGGCAGAATCTCTGATCATCACCGGGTTTAACTACAACAATCTTGCAAACCAGGGCGAGATCATCTGCTACGAGCCCATGTCCGAGAACCTGCCGCAGTTTTCTCTCATTGACTGCCTTTACCTGATCGCCGGAAATTATCAGAGCAAAGAACGTGTCAACCGTTATTACGAATGCACCCGCCTGATCGAAGCAGAACGGATATAGCGGCCGTCTTTACACAGCGCGGGATAAAATTTTCATCGTTTCAGCAAAAACGGTTCTTCCTGAATGAAAGAACCGTTTTTCTAACATATATCACATAATTGGGTAGCCTGCCGCCAAATATATCTCATACCAGTCCTCATAGGACAGCTCTACGTCGCATGCCTTGCAGCACTCTTTAAAGCGCTCTGTCTTCGTCGTCCCGCAGACCACCTGCATATCCGCCGGGTGACGCAGGATCCACGCCACTGCAATGGTCGTCTTCGACACGCCGTGACGCTCTGCCACCTTTTCCATCGCCGCATTTACTTTTTCATATTTCGGATTATCAATAAACACGCCGTCTATAAAACCATACTGGAACGGAGACCACGCCTGCAGCTGAATCTCTTTCAGCCTGCAGTAATTCAAGATTCCCCCGTCCCGGTCCACAGCATAAAAGTCATGATTGTTCGTGGCGACAGGCTGCACGCACATATCCGCATGCACAATGCTGAACTGCATCTGATTCACTTCGATCGGTACGCTGCAGTATTTCTGCATCAGTTCTATACCAGTAGGGACCTCGTTGCTCACGCCAAAATGGAGCACTTTTCCGGATTCTTTCATGATCTCAAAGGCTTCTGCGATCTCCTCCGGTCTGAACAGAGGGTCCGACCGGTGCAGCAGAAAATAATCCAGATGGTCTGTCCCAAGCCTCTCAAGGGAGGCGTCCAGCGTCCTCAGCAGATGCTCTTTTGAATAATTATGAAACGGACGTCCGTCCGGGTAAAATGTAATACCCCCTTTTGACTGCAGCACGATCTTGTCGCGCAGTCCCGGATATTTCCGGAAGGTCTTCCCGAGCAGCGACTCCACGCCGCCTTCCTTTTCCCCGTAACAATTCGCCGTATCCACAAAGTTTGTGCCATTTTCAATCGCGTTTTCCAGAAGGTTTTCAACCTCCGCCTCTTTCATTCCCTCGATCCGCATTGTTCCCAGTATAATTGAGGGCAATGCCTCTCTGCTTTTATTGGCCGATACTCTTTTCATCCTCTGATCCTCCTCTTCTTTTTTATCTGTTCATCAGTTTTTGACCGCCCCGGCCGTCATGCCTGCTATAAAGTATTTCTGGAAAAACAGGGCAATTACGATCACAGGGAGCGAACCAAGTATGCTCATGGCCATGATATCGTTCCACTCAAATGCGTACTGCCCCATCATGGAAGCTATTCCAATCGGAACCGTCCTTATCGCATTTGTCTTCGTCAGTGTAAGGGCATAAAGATATTCATTCCAACATTGGATAAATGTATACATCCCCACCGAGACCATTCCCGGAACGGACGACGGAACAAGCACTCTCCACAACGCCTTCCAGTGGGTTCCCCCGTCGATCAGCACCGCTTCATCCAGCTCTTTGGGCATCGTGTTCATGTAGCCTGTCATCATCAAAATCGCATAGGGCAAAGTAAATACGACATAAGTGAGCACAAGCGCAAGCTGGCTGTCATAGACTCCGAGCCTTACGATCAATATGAGATACGGAATCAGCAGCGTGATCGGCGGAACCGCCTGCACACTTATGATCACCGTATTGATGATCTTTTTTCCCGGGAACTCAAAACGGCTGAATCCATACGCCGCCAGCAGTGCAATGACCAGCGTACACAGCACTACCACTGCGGCAATGCCGTATGAATTAAGGAAAAACCTCACCTTTTCCGGATCGCCCAGCACGGATATATACGCTCCCAGACTGAAGCTTCCGTCTATCAGCTTCGGCGGGTGGGCAAAAATGTTGACGTTTGACTTAAACGAACTGGACAGCAGCCAGAGGACCGGGAGACCGGAAAACAGCGACGCGGCAATAAGCCCTGCCCACAATCCTGCTTTTGTATGTACTTTTGTTTTCACTGCCAACTCCCCTTTCTATTCCCTTCTCGTCTGGTTCCTCACATAGAATACCGCCAGTATCACACAGGCAGCCAGAATGAGCACGGCGGCAGCCGACGCCTTTGCATATTGGAAGCTCTGGAACGCAGTTTTATACACATAGGTACTCATCATTTCCGTCGCGTGGGCCGGTCCGCCTGCCGTCAAAAGCCAGATGAGCGAAAAATTCTGAGTTGTCCAGATAAAATCCAGCATTGCAATGCTGACCAGAATCGGTTTCAACTGCGGAATTGTGATATAGAAAAATCTCTGCCGTGCATTTGCCCCGTCGATCCCCGCGGCCTCGTACAGATCATCCGATATCCCCTGAAGTCCTGCCAATATACTTATCATATAGAAAGGATACCCCGCCCATATGTTAATGAAAGTCAGCACCCACAAGGCGGCCGAACGGTCGCTGAGCCATTCTACCGGTTTTGCTATCACGCCCAGGACAGAAAGCAGATAATTCACGACTCCATGCGAATTCAGCAGCAGTTTCCACAGGATCGCAATCACCGTCGCATTAAACATCCAGGGCAGCATGAACACGATACGAAAAATCGCTTTAGCTGTTTTCCCAAGACATCTGGCATTGATCATAAGGGCGAGGGTCATGCCGATCGCCATATGGAAGACTACATTTATCACCACAAATATGACCGTATTTTTTATCGATCTTGCAAACACAGTGTCCGACAAAATGGCGCTGTAGTTGGCCATTCCCACCCAAACAGGATTATCTGTCACGATAACATTGTCGAAAAAAGAATAAGAGATCACCATGCCGATCGGAACGAACAGAAGCACGAGCAGCAGGATACAGACGGGCGCCACATACGCATAAGGATATATTCCTTTCATCTGCCGTCCCGGCAAACGATACTTTTTCAACATTCTGCTTTCCGTTTTATCAAACATAAGTCATTTATCCTTTCCGTTATATTTACAGGTTCAGCGTCAGGAACCTGTAAATTTGCAAAGGAGTCCCGCGCAGTTCCTGCGCGGAACTCCTGCCTTTCAGTTCCTTTCCTTATTCATAGGCTGCATCAAACTGAGTCTGAACTTCACTCAGCATATCGTTTACATCGTCATAATCGCCGTCAAAGTACATGACCAATCCGTCAATAAACGCACTCATAAGCGCCTCTGCGGTAGGCATTGAATAATACTCCGCCACTCCATTACTGTTCATATATACATCGTATATTGCCTTAAACGCATCCGAATCATCTTCATACTGCGGCTCTGCCTCCGAGTTGGCCGGGAACGCGTTGGCATGGATACAGAGATCCGCATTTACTTCCGGAGAAAGCAGGTACTCGATAAACTTCGCAGCTTCTTCTTTGTATTTGCAGTTTTCTCCTATTCCTACCGCCCAGTTATTGACACGCACATAACTGTCCCCGCTGTAGTCATCCTTATGCGGCATATTCATATATGTAAAGTTCATGTCCGGAGCCTGTTCACGTATATTGGACATATGTGCCACAGAATCTGCGATAAACGCAACTCTGCCGTTTGTAAATTCTTCTACTTTGTCAGCGTCAGTCATTGTGTATATTCCAGGAGAAGTGACTTTTGCGTCAATGAGCCCCTTCAGGAATTCACATGTGTCTGCCAGCACTTCATTGTCTGCTATAAACGGTTTTCCGTCGTCCGTCAGGATAGAACAGCCTGAATTCCAGGCGAAAGCGGTCAGATATTCTACGCTGGTCGCATTATCCGTACTCATATTAGAACAGAACCCGTACACATTATCCCCCGAATCCGTGACCTTTTCACAAGCTTCCTGAAATTCAGACCACGTCTCGGGCAGAGTGTCGACGCCCGCAGACTTGAGCAGATCCAGATTAACGGCCATCATAGATGGAAAGTTAACGATCGGCTGCGCATACAAAGCTTTGTCTACCTTTGTGCCCTCCGCAACACTTTTCGCGTCAAATCCGGTGTCCTCATACAGCCCGTCCAGCTTTGCCAGCAGCCCCTGCTTCGCGTAGTCATAGATCCAGCCGCCGTCCAGAGCCACAATATCAGCCATCGTGCCTGCCGCCGCGCTTGCCTCCAGCTGCGTCTTCGTATCTGCATAAGGATTGCTCAAAAGCTTTATCTTAATTCCCGTCTCTTCATAAAAATCATCACAGATACTCTGCAGATACCCTTCTTCCATCTCATTGTCAAACCACTGCTGGAATTCAAGCACTACTTCAGAATCCCCGCCTTTTTCATCTTCCTCCTTCTTTGAATCTCCTTTTCCATCCGAACCAGAACCACAGGCAGCCAAAGAAAATACCATCAATACTGTCATGAATAAAGCTACTGTCTTTTTCATCATCTCAGATTCCTCCTAATCTTCTCATATGAATGTGCAAACCTCTTTTCTTTGTTGATCATGGTATTTTCAAAACCGGTTTTTTACCTTGATACTACTTATAATGTAATTATATTTTCTTATATTTGTAATGTCAAGCAAAAATAACACCTGTAAACATATCGTTGCTTTTTGATTTTTCAGCTATTTTAAGGCGTTTTTTCTTGTATCACCCTTGTTTTTAATTGCCTATAATTTTAATATATTAATATTTATATGAAAATTTATTTTATTTTTATTCCATAATTTTATTGATTACATTCTTTATATGGATTATAATAGTTGTAAATATACTTCCCAAAAAAATATATAAAGAAGGAGGTTCAGATATCATGAGACACTATATTGCCATGGGATTTCAGAACACCGTTGATTTCGAGCTGGAATGGGATCCGGATATACTCCATTCACTTATTGATTCCTACCAGATTCATGAATCAGAAATCTGCTGTGATGTACAAATACGATCGGAACGGGATATCATCATAGCACTGCTCGGTTATATGAGGTCCGGAACCGGAGGGGAACGCTTCACATCGTCAGATTCGATCGTCCGTTCTTTTGCAGACCGCTTTTCCTATGAGATCACATTAGGCGGCACCCCTGTGCGCGCCGCAGAATCTATGGGGCGTCTCGGGTACCGCTGCTGTCTCCACGCCTGCAGCTTCAACCGTTATTTCAGGGATCTCGTCTCTCCGACCGTTGACTGGATAACAAGTGTGCCGGATGAGGGGGATGCGTTCCATCCTCATGTCATTTTTCAGTTCCCCAAAGGAGCGCATATAAAAGGAAATGATATTGATTTTACCGTTCCCCGCTCCAACCGGGCCATCTTTGACTACGACCTGCCAAGCAAACGACTCATGATCAATGAAGATTTCCGCGCAATGATAAAAGATGCCAAGGTGTTTCTGGCAGCCGGTTATAATGTGATCGAAGATAAAGAAGTATTAAAAAGAAGGCTGAATACGACCATACAGATCATGGAAGAACTTTCCCCGGAATGTATCACTTTTTACGAGGACGGCGGACACGAAGATATCTCCATCGGTCTGCTTACGATACAGACTCTTGCCCCGCATCTTGATATGCTGAGCCTGAATGAGGACGAGCTTCAGGGATACGTACAGCACCCTGTAGATATAACCAGTGCTGAAGAAGTAGCCGCAGCTGTAAAAGAAATGTACGAACAGGCGAAGGTTCCGCTTCTCATCTGCCACTCCGCCTATTGGGCGCTGGCATATGGCGTACAGCCCCGAAACGTGCAGGAAGCCCTGGAAGGCGGCATCTGGATGGCATCTACAAGATTCCGCATCGGCAGCAGGTTCACAGAACAAGATTACGAAGATACAAAAGCGATTCCGGCAAGGCACTCCAGCATCGGCTTCTGCCGCAGGCTCACTTCACTGTTGGGAGAAGAACGACTATTGTGCCTCCCCGGACTGGATCTGAACCACGTCGGCCGCCCTGTGACAATAGGGCTGGGAGACGCTTTTATCGGCGGCTTTCTTCCGGGACTGCTCTCGGAAGAAGAGAAAAAGTACATAAGAACAGACAGAAGTGCAGGAAAATATCAATGAACAAAGGCCGATGCAGTATTATCTGCACCGGCCTTTGCCGTTTACCACAGTGCAAACGCACGTCTCAACGTCTCCACATCTCTTTTCATTGCCTCATAGACATCCCTGCATCCTGATTTAAATGCCGGCTTCCGGTAAAAATTTTCAATCATGAGCCAGCCTTCATATCCACCTCTGCAAAGTACCTCTGCGGATTCCTCAAACCCGGTCTCTCCCTCCCCAAAGCATCGGCATCCCTGTACATCCGCAAGTCCTTCTTTAAAATGTACTTCCGCAATATCAGAGACGTCCATCTGTCTCAATTCCTCCGACGGACAGGCACCGGCAAAATACTGAGTATTCTGTGTGTCATAATATATCTTAAATGATGTTGATCCAATATAGTCTGACATTTCCTTCAGCTTTTTCGGAGAAAGCACGGTTTCCACCGCTACGGTCACATTCTTTTCCTCTGCCTCTTTACAGACTGTCCGCAGCATTTCTGAGGCATTTTCAATATCTGCTTCTGTTCTGAGATAACCATCCCAGCAGCAGGGCAGCATAAGAAGGGGTACATTCATCTCCACGCACGTACGGATTCCTGTCCTGATCGCCAGAAGCGAGATATCCCCTTCCGGAGTACCGAGACGGTTCACAAGCCCGCCAGCCCTTGAAAAACCGTTACATCCCATGGATGCGATCTCCATCCCGCACTTCTTTGCTTCTTCTGTATACAAATGCTGTATTCTTTTTTCTGCCATCGGAAAGCTCTGGGAATAGCTTCCCCAGTCGTCGATCTGCACACCGTCTGCTCCAAGTCCGGCTGCAATAGCAAATACGGAAGGACCTTTTATTGGCATCACCCATTCGCAGAATCCTATTTTATTCTTCATATAGTTCCCCCTGTTCTGTTTACCCAGTATAAAGGTTCCCTGCCTTCCAGCACATCTAATATTCCCTGTGCCGTGCAAAGGCTTACATTTCTGTATGCCTCATATGTCTCTGCTCCAGTGTGGGGAGTGCAGATGACGTTGTCACACGTTAAGAGCAGCGAATCCGCCGGAAGCGGCTCTGTCTCAAAGGCATCCAGCGCTGCCCCCGCCAGGTATCCGCTCTTAAGCGCCTCTGTCAGCGCTTCTGTATCTACAACCGCACCCCTCGCACAATTGATCATACAGGCACCCCGTTTCATCTTTGATATCATAGCTTTATCTACCAGATGATATGTCGCAGACGTTGCAGGCAGATGTACGCTCAGTATATCACTTCTCTCCACGACTTCCTCCGCGGACACAAGTCCTACATTATATTTCTTTGCGTATTCTGAATCAGGATGCAGGTCGCAGGCAATCACTTCCGTCTCAAAGCTGCTTAACTTCTTTGCCACCAGTTTTGCGACAGCGCCAAATCCGAAAAGCCCCACTGTCTTTCCTTTCAGTTCTCCTCCTATGTACCGCACCCACTGTCCCTGACGTATACCCTCGTAAAGCGGCAGTATATTCCGCAGCAACTGTATCATAAAGCCTACCGTAAGCTCCGCCACCGCATTTGAATTCTGTCCCGGCGCGTTGATCACCTTGATGCCGTATTCCTTTGCAGTATCACAATCAATATTATCTGTTCCTACTCCGAACTTTGCTATCACTTTCAGCCTCGGAGCCATTCGAAATACTTCTTCCGTCCACTCATCCAGACCGACGACAGCAGCATCTATATTTCCCACCACTTCGGCAAGCTGCTGAAACGTATAATAAGGCAGCGCACTTTCATTGATCATAAGTTCATGTCCCCGGGATTCCAGAAGCTCCCTGGCATCTGCACAGAGCTCATGATAATGAGACGCTGTGATCAGTATTTTTCCCATCTTTCCATTCCTTTCCATATCAAAAAAGTTTCAGTGGTATGCCGGCATCATTGCAGAGTATTTCCAGCCTCTTCTCTAATGCCTCTGTCTGCTGACGCTCCAGATCAAGCTGCGGACTTCTCATTCCACCCACATCGATCCCTCTTATCTTAAGCGCTTCTTTAAAATAAGACATATTGCTGCCGCACCGGAGCGCGTCACAAAATCTGACACATATCTTCTGCATCATTTGCGCCTCTTTCAGCCTTCCTTCACTGTACAGCCTGTACACCGTGACAAAGGGCTCCGGAAATACGCCGGCTGTGCCGGACACAGTCCCTTCGCATCCAAGTAATACCGCTCATTAAATCAGTTCCCTGATAACGTATACATATCAACGGCATCTTCTCCGTGACTCGCCGCAAAGATCCTCGCCGAGCGTTTACCACGCACAACTGCGATCTGTGCGGCACCAGTTCCAAAGTCGCAGTAAACGGGTACAAATACCGGCTTCTTTTTTCTCTCCACACGGTAAAATGACAGCGCCTTATCCCCGGCACGGCTTCCCCCGATGATATAAAGTTCCCCGAACAGTTCTCCGGCCCAGAGAACATGTCCAAACTGTACCGGAAGTTCCCCGATACAGCAATACCGCTCACCCTGCCGTCTCAGAAAACGGATGCGGTCTCCGTGAAACCCCTGTATTGCCGCGATCTCATCATTACCGTCGCCGTCCACGTCTTCCAGCCATACATCGCTCGTCTCCCCCGCCTTCCACAGTCTTGCAGACCACGCTCCGGCTTTGCACAGATGCAGGATGCCCTCTGCAGCCCCTACAAATATATGAGCACAACTGTTATCTTCCTTGATGTACATCCCATGATTCTTCGTGAGTCCCTCATAGAGACACGTCAGTGACACAGGACAGCCTTTCACGTATTCCCCTACATATACGGCGCCCGGATGATTCCAGTCCTCCACGTATGCCTTATCATTACATAATGTTGACGCAATGAGAAATGTCTTTCCATCCCCGTTCACTATTCCGATGCGGTGCACATACGGCAGCCGGCAAAGCTCTGTTTTATCTGTCGTGAGCTTTCCATCCCGAAAAGCCAGCACTGTCTTGCAGACAGCTGCCTCCTTAGAATCATACACCGGATAAAATCCTTCTATGGACAGTACCGCCTGCTCCTCTTTCAGCGGCACAAGCGACATCACTCCGCCCGGACCGTTCCAGACGGTAAAGCATTCTTCTGACTCCGGGTCAATGAGAAGGCAGGTACCTCCCCTGTTCTCGGATGCCGCCATACAGAACTCTCTCCCGTCAACCCGGACCGCCGTAACTGCATATACCTTCTCCAGGTGAGCAATTCGTTTTTTCCGAATCTCCATATCTTCCTCCTCAGACGTTCACGTCCCTGTCCAGAACCTGTTTCAAAAAAGTTCTGCAGTCTCTCTCGTTAATAAACGGATTTGTATCCGCCGGGCACCTGCACTCGACCGATACGCCATACATCTCTTCCCCGGGCAGAACAGCTGCCGCATCCGCCAAGATCCCGGCTCCGCAGGAGACATCCAGAAATCCCGGCTCTCCCATCTGCATATGCCAGTCCCCATACCCATCCAGTTCCGGATTCAGGACAGCATTGGCCAGATGGATATGTCCCAGATACGAAGCCGACGTACACAGAGATTCTTTCAGATGTTCACCATTCAGCGCCGCATGTGCGCTGTCCCATGACAGCAGGCACT
This is a stretch of genomic DNA from [Clostridium] hylemonae DSM 15053. It encodes these proteins:
- a CDS encoding aldo/keto reductase, producing the protein MKRVSANKSREALPSIILGTMRIEGMKEAEVENLLENAIENGTNFVDTANCYGEKEGGVESLLGKTFRKYPGLRDKIVLQSKGGITFYPDGRPFHNYSKEHLLRTLDASLERLGTDHLDYFLLHRSDPLFRPEEIAEAFEIMKESGKVLHFGVSNEVPTGIELMQKYCSVPIEVNQMQFSIVHADMCVQPVATNNHDFYAVDRDGGILNYCRLKEIQLQAWSPFQYGFIDGVFIDNPKYEKVNAAMEKVAERHGVSKTTIAVAWILRHPADMQVVCGTTKTERFKECCKACDVELSYEDWYEIYLAAGYPIM
- a CDS encoding MurR/RpiR family transcriptional regulator; the protein is MNSLTNPILATKLHYMHFNPAMRRIADILITDTQSLLNCSIGDIAEKSNVSAASVTRFVQILGYKNFKAFRQSLQEYLLAGQDQLSVTSSEIAMSESSAPESICNYVIQSEIEMLRDTLSLMDFPTMDKVAKKICSARHVIFIGEGRSYIAAQSACNRFDRLGILCSCYGDPHSMLPAIGMAQPEDLIVGISNFGHSRPVVNCIKYAREHGVPTVAITSSQDSPLAQQAESLIITGFNYNNLANQGEIICYEPMSENLPQFSLIDCLYLIAGNYQSKERVNRYYECTRLIEAERI
- a CDS encoding carbohydrate ABC transporter permease; this translates as MLKKYRLPGRQMKGIYPYAYVAPVCILLLVLLFVPIGMVISYSFFDNVIVTDNPVWVGMANYSAILSDTVFARSIKNTVIFVVINVVFHMAIGMTLALMINARCLGKTAKAIFRIVFMLPWMFNATVIAILWKLLLNSHGVVNYLLSVLGVIAKPVEWLSDRSAALWVLTFINIWAGYPFYMISILAGLQGISDDLYEAAGIDGANARQRFFYITIPQLKPILVSIAMLDFIWTTQNFSLIWLLTAGGPAHATEMMSTYVYKTAFQSFQYAKASAAAVLILAACVILAVFYVRNQTRRE
- a CDS encoding phosphoglycerate dehydrogenase — its product is MGKILITASHYHELCADARELLESRGHELMINESALPYYTFQQLAEVVGNIDAAVVGLDEWTEEVFRMAPRLKVIAKFGVGTDNIDCDTAKEYGIKVINAPGQNSNAVAELTVGFMIQLLRNILPLYEGIRQGQWVRYIGGELKGKTVGLFGFGAVAKLVAKKLSSFETEVIACDLHPDSEYAKKYNVGLVSAEEVVERSDILSVHLPATSATYHLVDKAMISKMKRGACMINCARGAVVDTEALTEALKSGYLAGAALDAFETEPLPADSLLLTCDNVICTPHTGAETYEAYRNVSLCTAQGILDVLEGREPLYWVNRTGGTI
- a CDS encoding ABC transporter substrate-binding protein, giving the protein MMKKTVALFMTVLMVFSLAACGSGSDGKGDSKKEEDEKGGDSEVVLEFQQWFDNEMEEGYLQSICDDFYEETGIKIKLLSNPYADTKTQLEASAAAGTMADIVALDGGWIYDYAKQGLLAKLDGLYEDTGFDAKSVAEGTKVDKALYAQPIVNFPSMMAVNLDLLKSAGVDTLPETWSEFQEACEKVTDSGDNVYGFCSNMSTDNATSVEYLTAFAWNSGCSILTDDGKPFIADNEVLADTCEFLKGLIDAKVTSPGIYTMTDADKVEEFTNGRVAFIADSVAHMSNIREQAPDMNFTYMNMPHKDDYSGDSYVRVNNWAVGIGENCKYKEEAAKFIEYLLSPEVNADLCIHANAFPANSEAEPQYEDDSDAFKAIYDVYMNSNGVAEYYSMPTAEALMSAFIDGLVMYFDGDYDDVNDMLSEVQTQFDAAYE
- a CDS encoding ADP-dependent glucokinase/phosphofructokinase, encoding MRHYIAMGFQNTVDFELEWDPDILHSLIDSYQIHESEICCDVQIRSERDIIIALLGYMRSGTGGERFTSSDSIVRSFADRFSYEITLGGTPVRAAESMGRLGYRCCLHACSFNRYFRDLVSPTVDWITSVPDEGDAFHPHVIFQFPKGAHIKGNDIDFTVPRSNRAIFDYDLPSKRLMINEDFRAMIKDAKVFLAAGYNVIEDKEVLKRRLNTTIQIMEELSPECITFYEDGGHEDISIGLLTIQTLAPHLDMLSLNEDELQGYVQHPVDITSAEEVAAAVKEMYEQAKVPLLICHSAYWALAYGVQPRNVQEALEGGIWMASTRFRIGSRFTEQDYEDTKAIPARHSSIGFCRRLTSLLGEERLLCLPGLDLNHVGRPVTIGLGDAFIGGFLPGLLSEEEKKYIRTDRSAGKYQ
- a CDS encoding sugar phosphate isomerase/epimerase family protein codes for the protein MKNKIGFCEWVMPIKGPSVFAIAAGLGADGVQIDDWGSYSQSFPMAEKRIQHLYTEEAKKCGMEIASMGCNGFSRAGGLVNRLGTPEGDISLLAIRTGIRTCVEMNVPLLMLPCCWDGYLRTEADIENASEMLRTVCKEAEEKNVTVAVETVLSPKKLKEMSDYIGSTSFKIYYDTQNTQYFAGACPSEELRQMDVSDIAEVHFKEGLADVQGCRCFGEGETGFEESAEVLCRGGYEGWLMIENFYRKPAFKSGCRDVYEAMKRDVETLRRAFALW
- a CDS encoding carbohydrate ABC transporter permease; this encodes MKTKVHTKAGLWAGLIAASLFSGLPVLWLLSSSFKSNVNIFAHPPKLIDGSFSLGAYISVLGDPEKVRFFLNSYGIAAVVVLCTLVIALLAAYGFSRFEFPGKKIINTVIISVQAVPPITLLIPYLILIVRLGVYDSQLALVLTYVVFTLPYAILMMTGYMNTMPKELDEAVLIDGGTHWKALWRVLVPSSVPGMVSVGMYTFIQCWNEYLYALTLTKTNAIRTVPIGIASMMGQYAFEWNDIMAMSILGSLPVIVIALFFQKYFIAGMTAGAVKN